One Mus musculus strain C57BL/6J chromosome X, GRCm38.p6 C57BL/6J DNA window includes the following coding sequences:
- the H2al1m gene encoding histone variant H2al1 produces the protein MAKKMQRRRRQKRTRSQRGELPLSLVDRFLREEFHSSRLSSSALSFLTSVLEYLTSNILELAGEVAHTTGRKRVTPEDVRLVVQNNEQLRQLFKPGGTSVNEDDN, from the coding sequence atggccaagaaaatgcaaaggcgaagaagacagaaaagaaccCGCTCCCAGAGAGGTGAGCTTCCTCTTAGCCTTGTAGATCGTTTCCTACGAGAGGAATTCCATTCCAGTCGCCTGAGCTCTTCCGCACTTTCATTCCTCACGAGTGTGCTCGAGTACTTAACATCGAACATCCTCGAACTGGCTGGTGAGGTGGCCCACACCACTGGCAGGAAGCGCGTAACTCCAGAGGATGTACGTCTGGTGGTACAGAACAACGAACAGCTCCGCCAACTCTTCAAACCAGGTGGCACATCAGTGAATGAGGATGACAACTGA